GTATGTATCATTCCGCTTTCTGcatttatagaaatatattCAGAAATGGGAGACCCGCCGATGTTAGTGTCTTCCAGAATATAAGATATACGGGCGTTTTGGTTTTCATCCGGATCTTTAGCTCTCACAGTGACAACAGAAATACCTGGAGAGTTATTCTCTGCAATGAACGCATCGTATACACTTTGTGAAAACACAGGAGCATTATCGTTCACATCAGagatctttaaataaaatgttctttttgtcGAGAGAGGAGGAATTCCTGCATCTGTTGCAACTACAGTGATATTATATTCTGAAACACTTTCACGATCTAATATCGTATCTGTTACTAAAGTGTAGTAATTTCTTAAATTAGTTTGAATCTTAAAAGGTGCATTTTGTTCTATTTTACATGCTACCTGTCCGTTTGCACCCGAATCAAGATCTTTCACATTTATAATGCCAATGGTTGTACCAGGAGGAGAATCTTCTGACACAGGACTAGTGAATGACATGACACTAATCGTAGGGGAGTTGTCATTTACATCAATTACTTCAATTATCACTTTACTGGAATCTGTTAAACCTCCCTGATCTTTTGCATCTATTCTGAGTTCgtactttttgtctttttcataaTCGATAGAACCTCTTATAAATACGACCCCAGTTCTTTCTTCAATCATAAAGAAATTACCGAGCCCACTATTGAGgtcagaaaaataatacattacaaTACTATTTGAACCAAAATCTGCGTCACTGGCGTTAACAGTGGTGACGTATGTATCCCTGGGAGCGTTTTCCATTACTGTAGCTTTGTATACAGACTGATTAAATACAGGTGCATTATCATTCACATCAAGAACAGTGATATCTATATTTACTGTACCAGATCTCTGCGGAGTTCCACCGTCTACAGCTATCAGCTTTAGAGACAGATTGGGGTTGGTCTCTCTGTCTAAAGGCTTCTGCAGCACCATCTCTGCGTATTTCCTTCCATCGGCATTAgagtattgttttaaaataaagttctCATTCTCGGTCAAAAAATATTCCCTTAAATCATTGACACCAACATCTGGGTCTTCTGCACTTGTCAATGAAAAACGAGCGCCACCACTAGCAATTTCACTGATTTCGAAACGGATAGTATCTCTTTTAAACGTAGGAGAATGATCATTTATGTCTGTTATTTCTACTGTAATTTGATGCAACTCCATTGGGTTTTCTAAAATCACCTCAAAGCTGAAACTGCACGGCGTTATGTCTCCACAAAGCTGCTCTCGGTCAATTCTCTCTTTCACGACTAGAATCCCTTTGTCTGTTTTCAGCTCGGTGTACTGGATGTTTTCTCCGGCCACGATACGGGCCCGCCCAGAACGAAGCCTCTTCAGATCCAAACCAAGGTCCTGTGCTACATTACCGATCAGGGAGCctttcttcatctcctctggGATTGAATATCGGATTTGTCCGCTGACTACTTGCAttagataaagaaagaaaaacaagagctTCCCACTCTGTCTGCATCCAAAGCGCCATTTCATGCATCGCGAATAGGAAGAGATTCTCCACGccatagaaaaaataaatacaggaaaatATGGTCTGCTGCGACTCAAAGACGATACTACGAATCCTGAAAAAGACACTGGACGTACGTGCAAAGAAAAATGACGTCTTCGTTTTTGTTTACTCTATATAATATAGAGATTGAAAGTATTGCCGGTCTCTTTCCCTCGGATGTCAGCCCACTTACTGCAAACCACTTCCCTTTCACTCATAAGCCACGGTGGTAAAGGAGGGGACTGTGTGAGTATGttttagagaagaaaaaaaatggattgaCCAACAGCGTCGCTTAGAGTCCAACATCAGAATCAAAATGCACTAATAAATCAACTGGTAATATTTTGTGACTCATTTAATCTGATAGTTAGATAATACAATTATCAGAAATATTGTATTACAGTATTCTGCAAGACAAAAATAACCTCATTCTATAAACGTGTTTGACCCCGAGTATAGATATAAAGCTGTTTGTGTAATTATCTCTgtagtaaaaatacaatacacgCAATACTCGTCACACAAATGATCAACAACAATACTAAAATTACAACTTCGGGGAGAGCTGTGTGAGCAAATGTAAGGAGTTCGGGAAAGCTATTGAACACAAAAGGTTTTTACAGTACAGAAAATAACAAGCTATCAGTCCAGAGTAACACAAAAAGTATATGATGGATGCGTTTGAAAACTGCATAAAAGTATCTGAGAAGAAAGAACAATATAGTTCCGAAGTTCTGATTGATACAAGCAGTATTCCAATTATGCAATATGAGGGGCTTTCCATTGTGCTGAAGAGGACGCAACGTCGTTGAGCACTTTTCTGTTATTGTAACATAAACACAGAATGAAGGATAATGACATTAAACGTAATGTTTAACTAACCTCTGGGGAGTCAGGTTCATCCAGGGTGCTCTTTTCACTTTGTATCCACTGCATCGTCCCTGTAGAACTGGGGTCCATTATCAGTACGTTCTGACTACTAGCTCTGCCGAGCTTACAGTCACTCTTTCTGGAGTCAGTCGTCCTGCACACCTCATAATTGTACACGTGTTGGAGGgtccctgtccccaaagtgTCTGAGTAACGTGGAGGATAATATGGAATCACAGGGAGATTGGAGTGATACAGGATGCGAGACTGTCTCCACCTGTATATCTTCACTGATATAATAACCACTAAACacgtgatgaagaggaaggacacTACAGCCAGAGCCAGCACCAAGCAAAAAGTCAGGTTGTCATTGTACTCCTTGTCCTGTGTAAAGTCAATGAACTCAGACAGCACTTCCGGGAAGCTGTCCGCCACCGCCACGTTAACAATGACTGTAGCTGAACGAGAGGGCTGCCCGTTGTCCTCCACTATAAcagtcagtctttgtttcacagCATCTTTATCAGTCACCTGGCGGATAGTCCTTATTTCTCCATTCTGTCTGCCCACTTCAAACAGCGCTCTGTCTGTGGCTTTCTGCAGTTTATAGGAGAGCCAGGCATTCTGTCCAGAGTCCACATCAACAGCCACAACTTTAGTGACGAGATAGCCCACATCTGCTGCACGAGGCACCATCTCAGCCACCAGAGTGCCACCAGTCTGGACTGGGTACAGGACCTGAGGTGGGTTATCGTTCTGGTCCTGGATCAGTAATTTCACAGTCACATTGCTACTGAGCAGAGGCGAGCCTCCATCCTGACCTCTGACAGTGAATACAACTTGCCTAATTTGTTCATAATCAAATGAGCGCACTGCATGTACTGCTCCGCTTTCTGCATTTACAGAAACATATATAGAAATTGGAGATCCGCCTATTTCACAGTCTTCCAAAATATAGGAAACACGGGCGTTTTGGTTTTCATCGGGGTCTTTAGCATGAACACTTAATACAGATACACCCGGAGAATTATTCTCTGTGATGTATGCGCTATAAACGCCCCGAGGAAAAAAAGGGGCATTATCATTGACATCAGAAACCTTAAGATAAAAGGTTCTTGTAGTTGAGAGTGGTGGGGAGCCAGTGTCTGAGGCAATAACAGTAATGTTATACTCTTGCATATTTTCACGATCTAACGCAGCATCAGTGATCAATGCATAGTAATTTCTTACAttggatttcattttaaaaggaacattGCCTTCGATCGTGCACCTTACTTGTCCGTTTTCACTCGAATCCAGATCTTTAACATTAATTATGCCAATAGTTGTACCAGCGGGGGAGTCTTCAGACACAGGGCTCGTGAAGGACATCACGTTAATTACCGGAGCATTATCATTAACATCGATTACGTCAATTTCAACTTTGCTAGAATCTGTCAGTCCGCCAGGATCTTTGGCTTCAACCCTGAACTcaatttttttgtctttttcaaaatctATTTCCTTAGCCAGATATATTTCCCCAGAAGCCTCATCTATTTCGAACAAATCAGCTATTCctgtttttgattttgaaaatgaatacgTTATCTTTCCGTTTACACCGCTATCGAAGTCGCTTGCATTAACGGTGACAATGTGTGTGCCTTTTGGTGCATTTTCAATGACCGTGGCCTTATACAGTGTCTGGTTAAACACAGGTGTATTATCATTGGCATCAAGAACAAATACATCTATATTTACTGTACCAGATCTCTGTGGATTTCCACCGTCTACTGCCAGCAGTTTTAGAGACAAGCTTTGCTGCTCTTCTCTGTCCAGGGGTTTCTGAAGCACCATTTCAGCATATTTACTGCCGTCCGGATGGacatgttgtttcaaaataaaattatCGTTCGGAGTTAATACGTAATTTTGCAGACTGTTTTCCCCAACGTCAGCATCGTCGGCACTCTCTAAAACAAATCGAGAACCAAGCACGGCTGATTCGCTTATTTCAAATTTCAGGTGACTGTTTTGGAAAATAGGAGCGTTGTCATTTACGTCCAATACTTCTATTGTCACTGGGTGTAGCTCCATTGGTTGTTCCAATAAAATCTCAAAGGTAAAGCTACAAGGCGTTACGTATCCACAAAGCTGCTCTCGGTCTATTCTCTCATTCACGACTAGAATCCCTTTGTCTGTCTTCAGCTCGGTGTGCTGGATGTTTTCTCCGGCCACGATACGGGCCCGCCCAGAACGAAGCCTCTTCAGATCCAAACCAAGGTCCTGTGCTACATTACCGATCAGAGAGCctttcttcatctcctctggGATTGAATATCGGATTTGTCCGCTGACTACTTGCAttagataaagaaagaaaaacaggagcTTCCCACTCTGTCTGCATCCAAAGCGCCATTTCATGCATCGCGAATAGGAAGAGATTCTCCACgccatagaaaaataaatacaggaaaatATGGTCTGCTGCGACTCAAAGACGATACTACGAATCCTGAAAAAGACACTGGACGTACGTGCAAAGAAAAATGACGTCTTCGTTTTTGTTTACTCTATATAATATAGAGATTGAAAGTATTGCCGGTCTCTTTCCCTCGGATGTCAGCCCACTTACTGCAAACCACTTCCCTTTCACTCATAAGCTACGGTGGTAAAGGAGGGGACTGTGTGAGTATgttttagagaaaaaaaaatggattgaCCAACAGCGTCGCTTAGAGTCCAACATCAGAATCAAAATGCACTAATAAATCAACTGGAAATATTTTGTGACTCATTTAATCTGATAGTTAGATAATACAATTATCAGAAATATTGTATTACAGTATTCTGCAAGACAAAAATAACCTCATTCTATAAACGTGTTTGACCCCGAGTATAGATATAAAGCTGTTTGTGTAATTATCTCTgtagtaaaaatacaatacacgCAATACTCGTCACACAAATGATCAACAACAATACGAAAATTACAACTTCGGGGCAGAGCTGTGTGAGCAAATGTAAGGAGTTCGGGAAAGCTATTGAACACAAAAGGTTTTTccatacaaaaaataacaagctATCAGTCCAGAGTAACACAAAACGTATATGATGGATGCGTTTGAAAAAAGCATAAAAGTATCTGAGAAGAAAGAACAATATAGTTCCGAAGTTCTGATTGATACAAGCAGTATTCCAATCATGCAATATGAGGGGCTGTCCATTGTGCTGAAGAGGACGCAACGTCGTTGAGCACTTTTCTGTTATTGTAACATAAACACAGAATGAAGGATAACGACATTAAACG
The DNA window shown above is from Eleginops maclovinus isolate JMC-PN-2008 ecotype Puerto Natales chromosome 23, JC_Emac_rtc_rv5, whole genome shotgun sequence and carries:
- the LOC134860085 gene encoding protocadherin beta-4-like, giving the protein MAWRISSYSRCMKWRFGCRQSGKLLFFFLYLMQVVSGQIRYSIPEEMKKGSLIGNVAQDLGLDLKRLRSGRARIVAGENIQHTELKTDKGILVVNERIDREQLCGYVTPCSFTFEILLEQPMELHPVTIEVLDDQNDNPPQVLYPVQTGGTLVAEMVPRAADVGYLVTKVVAVDVDSGQNAWLSYKLQKATDRALFEVGRQNGEIRTIRQVTDKDAVKQRLTVIVEDNGQPSRSATVIVNVAVADSFPEVLSEFIDFTQDKEYNDNLTFCLVLALAVVSFLFITCLVVIISVKIYRWRQSRILYHSNLPVIPYYPPRYSDTLGTGTLQHVYNYEVCRTTDSRKSDCKLGRASSQNVLIMDPSSTGTMQWIQSEKSTLDEPDSPEVS